GGTAAAGGCCATCGCGCAATAGACCGGATGGAAAAACGCCGGCAGCACCCGCACCGCCAAAAGCACATAGAAATTTTCGGCAAAGACGGCAATCGTACTGCAAACGGTAAACAGGCCCAAAATAAAGGCCATCACCCATTTGCGATTAAAGCGAGACATAAAAAGCGGCATAGTCGGCCCTGCCACCGCTACCCCCAAAGCAAACAAGCTAATAAGCCAGCCGGCCTGCACCACACTGACCTGATAGTATTCCGCGATATAGGGCAAAATCCCGATAAAGCCCATTTCGGTATTGAGAATACCAAACACCCCCATGGCCAGGATAAGCAGCATTACGCGTTTATTTCCATTCTGTTCCATTTCCACACCTTCCTTTTCTTCCATTATAGATTTATCTTCATGTAAATACCAATACTTATAGGAAATGCCTATCTATGCTTTACAGTAATAGATTTACACTCTATAATAAAAGAAAAACAAGGAGCTGATTGTGATGGAATTGCGTGTTCTCAACTACTTTCTAACCGTTGCCCGTGAGGAAAGTTTTTCACGGGCGGCAGAAAAACTGCACCTCTCCCAGCCGACCCTATCCCGGCAGTTAAAGGATTTGGAAGAAGAATTCGGCAAACAACTGCTGATTCGTGAACCGCGCCGCATTCTCCTGACCGATGACGGGGCGCTTTTACGCCGCCGCGCCGAAGAAATCCTGTCGCTGGTGGAAAAGACCGAGGGCGAACTATTAAGCAGCAACGAAGATATCAGCGGCGATATCCGCATTGGCGCAGGGGAATCTGTGCACTTTGGCCTGATTATGGAGGCCGCCCACCAACTGCAAAAGCAGCATCCCCGCATCCGCTTTCATATTGTAACCGGTGATGGGCGAACCACTATGACGCGCCTGGACCGGGGCCTTATTGACTTTGCTTTTGTCTATGGCCGGCTCGACCCGGCAAAATATCAGGAACTGCCCCTGCCAGTCCGTGACCAATGGGTGTTGTTCCTGCGCAAAGATGATGAACTAGCAAAACAGGATAACATCAAAGCTAGTGACCTCTGGCACCGCCCCCTGCTCTTTTCGCGGCAGGCACTCTCCCTCAGCACGCATGGCGATGAACTGCTCAACTGGTTGCAAAAACCATTGGAAGAACTCCATATCGCCGGCTCCTACACCCTGCTCTATAATGCTACCCTGATGGTCAAAGAGGGCATGGGCTATGCCATCTCCTTTGACCAACTCATCAACACCACCGGC
The Selenomonas ruminantium AC2024 DNA segment above includes these coding regions:
- a CDS encoding LysR family transcriptional regulator, producing MELRVLNYFLTVAREESFSRAAEKLHLSQPTLSRQLKDLEEEFGKQLLIREPRRILLTDDGALLRRRAEEILSLVEKTEGELLSSNEDISGDIRIGAGESVHFGLIMEAAHQLQKQHPRIRFHIVTGDGRTTMTRLDRGLIDFAFVYGRLDPAKYQELPLPVRDQWVLFLRKDDELAKQDNIKASDLWHRPLLFSRQALSLSTHGDELLNWLQKPLEELHIAGSYTLLYNATLMVKEGMGYAISFDQLINTTGTSLCTRPLEPAIFTEPSIVWKKNQVFSKASQAFLAALQEKFNA